A DNA window from Streptomyces canus contains the following coding sequences:
- a CDS encoding response regulator transcription factor — protein MTQVAELKPARVVVADDQTVVREGIVMLLGLLPGIEVVGAAGDGEQAVELVAELAPDVVLMDLRMPRCDGVEATRRIRAEHPGTQVVVLTTFADDESLFPALKAGARGYLTKDAGGDEIVRAVRSVLSGDAGLSPSIQRRLLERLSDPEPPQPVAAEAPDGLTAREVEVLALIAEGLSNQEIARKLHVSTATVKTHINNLFAKTGIKDRAQAVRYAYAKGLVRPPMG, from the coding sequence ATGACGCAGGTGGCGGAGCTGAAGCCCGCGCGGGTGGTGGTCGCGGACGATCAGACCGTGGTGCGCGAAGGCATCGTCATGCTGCTCGGCCTGCTGCCCGGGATCGAAGTGGTGGGCGCGGCCGGGGACGGCGAGCAGGCGGTGGAACTCGTCGCGGAACTCGCCCCGGACGTGGTGCTGATGGACCTGCGCATGCCTCGCTGTGACGGGGTGGAGGCAACCCGGAGAATCCGCGCCGAGCACCCCGGGACGCAGGTCGTGGTGCTGACGACCTTCGCGGACGACGAGTCGCTGTTTCCCGCGCTCAAGGCGGGGGCGCGCGGTTATCTCACCAAGGATGCGGGAGGTGACGAGATCGTGCGGGCCGTGCGGAGCGTGCTCTCCGGGGACGCCGGACTGTCGCCGAGCATCCAGCGTCGGCTGCTGGAGCGGCTGTCGGACCCCGAGCCGCCCCAGCCGGTGGCCGCGGAGGCGCCCGACGGGCTCACCGCCCGGGAGGTCGAAGTGCTGGCGCTGATCGCAGAGGGACTGAGCAACCAGGAGATCGCCCGGAAGCTGCATGTCTCCACGGCCACGGTGAAGACCCACATCAACAACCTCTTCGCCAAGACCGGGATCAAGGACCGTGCGCAGGCGGTGCGTTACGCCTATGCGAAGGGGCTTGTACGGCCACCGATGGGATGA
- a CDS encoding DUF1453 domain-containing protein, which yields MSGLVDALLIVVAVVVVIARQFRASRIDTGQRWWLLPAVLAVVALREPGLVDTHQRTASVALLTAELFTGLAIGAGWAWTSRIWTEPDGTVWSRSTKASGAVWAVGIGLRVGLFALGAVLGVHQDSSALLLALAATLLVRSGILVRRAHFLRPVAAPAPAYGERMFRSTGKERV from the coding sequence ATGTCCGGGCTCGTCGACGCGTTGCTGATCGTGGTCGCGGTGGTCGTGGTGATCGCCCGGCAGTTCCGGGCGAGCCGGATCGACACCGGGCAGCGCTGGTGGCTGTTGCCCGCCGTCCTCGCCGTCGTGGCACTTCGCGAGCCGGGGCTGGTGGACACCCATCAGCGCACGGCATCGGTCGCCCTGCTCACCGCCGAGCTGTTCACCGGCCTCGCCATCGGGGCCGGCTGGGCCTGGACGAGCCGGATATGGACGGAGCCGGACGGCACGGTGTGGAGCAGGAGCACCAAGGCGAGCGGGGCCGTCTGGGCCGTCGGTATCGGACTGCGCGTCGGCCTCTTCGCGCTCGGCGCGGTGCTCGGTGTCCACCAGGACTCTTCCGCACTGCTGCTCGCGCTGGCGGCGACCCTGCTCGTGCGCTCCGGGATCCTCGTCAGGCGTGCGCACTTCCTGCGCCCTGTCGCCGCACCCGCCCCGGCGTACGGTGAGCGCATGTTCCGGTCCACGGGGAAGGAACGCGTGTGA
- a CDS encoding sensor histidine kinase, with the protein MTDDAWTRWPSREALGRESTTRPRRLLGWVTRSLVLAMLLWGAFNSSHVQGWGVFGAVAGILLSAVVAWALFRTTLEHRLWPSLALYGVLLTIAVAAQAADFRVVALVLWCGCAITALERLPIAAALPVTVVALALYAAVNDDVWLTTLATTAGLALAGYVLRLDAEARGNAQRLLNQERAARAAEAESAALAERARIAREIHDVLAHSLSAQLVHLEAARLLIEGGAARDQILERVVAARGMARDGLAETRQALSALRGDMTPLEEFLTQLVGTADGAEATISGERRPLPAEASQAVRRVAQEALTNVRKHAPGAKIRVWLEYGEDQVTLVVRDSGGSPGELTATGGGYGLLGMRERAELLGGSLDAGPDDEGFMVTLKVPV; encoded by the coding sequence GTGACGGACGACGCCTGGACCCGCTGGCCCTCCCGGGAGGCGCTCGGGCGTGAGTCGACCACGCGTCCTCGGCGCCTGCTCGGCTGGGTCACGCGGTCGCTGGTACTCGCCATGCTCCTCTGGGGAGCTTTCAACAGCAGCCATGTACAGGGCTGGGGCGTGTTCGGGGCAGTGGCGGGAATCCTCCTGTCCGCGGTCGTCGCCTGGGCGCTCTTCCGCACCACCCTGGAGCACCGGCTCTGGCCCTCTCTGGCGCTCTACGGCGTCCTCCTGACGATCGCGGTCGCGGCCCAGGCCGCCGACTTCAGGGTCGTCGCCCTCGTCCTGTGGTGCGGCTGCGCCATCACCGCTCTGGAACGCCTGCCCATCGCGGCCGCCCTGCCGGTGACCGTGGTCGCTCTCGCCCTCTACGCCGCCGTCAACGACGACGTGTGGCTGACCACCCTGGCCACGACAGCGGGGCTCGCCCTGGCCGGCTACGTCCTGCGGTTGGACGCCGAGGCCCGCGGCAACGCGCAGCGGCTGCTCAACCAGGAGCGCGCCGCGCGGGCGGCCGAGGCGGAGTCGGCGGCACTCGCGGAGCGGGCCCGTATCGCTCGGGAGATCCACGACGTGCTGGCCCACAGTCTCTCGGCCCAGCTCGTGCACCTGGAGGCGGCCCGGCTGCTGATCGAGGGCGGCGCGGCCCGGGACCAGATCCTCGAAAGGGTGGTGGCGGCCCGGGGCATGGCCCGCGACGGTCTCGCGGAGACCCGGCAGGCGCTGTCGGCTCTGCGAGGTGACATGACTCCGCTGGAGGAATTCCTGACCCAGCTCGTCGGGACGGCCGACGGAGCCGAGGCCACCATTTCGGGTGAGCGCAGACCGTTGCCGGCCGAGGCGTCGCAGGCCGTGCGCAGGGTCGCGCAGGAGGCCCTGACCAATGTCCGCAAGCACGCGCCGGGAGCCAAGATCCGGGTGTGGCTGGAGTACGGCGAGGACCAGGTGACGCTGGTCGTGCGGGACTCGGGCGGTTCGCCGGGTGAACTCACCGCCACCGGAGGCGGGTACGGTCTGCTGGGGATGCGGGAGCGCGCCGAACTGCTGGGCGGTTCGCTGGACGCCGGGCCGGACGACGAAGGGTTCATGGTGACGTTGAAGGTGCCGGTATGA
- a CDS encoding DUF485 domain-containing protein — translation MQSSNARPRGSGGDAESSAENHDSHDVARAEASAGVRYDDPWYDALASGWGETGGDGTSVGQVATARAEREGRDAAAADVYLEVQRSAAFQEVRSRYRRFVVPAGIGFFAWYVAYVVTATSAPGLMARPVAGAVNVAMLAGLGQFLTTFLLTWAYARHARLRRDRAALELRWDTQELTRTARGGASS, via the coding sequence ATGCAGTCAAGCAACGCTCGTCCCCGCGGAAGCGGGGGCGATGCCGAGAGTTCGGCCGAGAACCACGACAGCCACGATGTGGCCCGCGCGGAGGCGTCCGCCGGGGTGCGGTACGACGATCCCTGGTATGACGCGCTCGCATCCGGCTGGGGCGAGACGGGCGGTGACGGTACATCCGTGGGCCAGGTTGCGACGGCACGCGCGGAGCGCGAGGGCCGGGACGCCGCGGCGGCCGACGTCTACCTCGAAGTGCAGCGCAGTGCGGCCTTTCAGGAAGTGCGCAGCCGGTACCGGAGGTTCGTGGTGCCCGCGGGCATCGGGTTCTTCGCGTGGTACGTGGCCTATGTCGTGACAGCGACAAGCGCGCCGGGACTGATGGCGCGGCCGGTCGCCGGTGCGGTGAACGTGGCGATGCTCGCGGGACTCGGGCAGTTCCTCACCACCTTCCTGCTGACCTGGGCCTACGCCCGGCATGCGAGGCTGCGCCGGGACCGGGCCGCGCTCGAACTGCGGTGGGACACCCAGGAACTGACGCGCACGGCACGGGGCGGTGCGTCGTCGTGA